A portion of the Spirochaetota bacterium genome contains these proteins:
- a CDS encoding 2-oxoacid:acceptor oxidoreductase family protein, which produces MHEEIILAGFGGQGILLLGKLLAEAAMEEGRNVSWLPSYGPEMRGGTANANVIISDDQIGSPIIIDSTIVVAMNRPSLEKFEKTLVKDGILFMNSSIIDIEPSRKDIKVYRVPANEIASNLGNLKIANMVMAGAIIEKTKLVNLDVFINVIKENFAGKKSNLLEINIKAIEEGMRSVKNQ; this is translated from the coding sequence ATGCACGAAGAGATTATTTTAGCTGGATTTGGAGGACAGGGGATATTACTATTGGGTAAGCTTTTAGCTGAAGCAGCTATGGAGGAAGGAAGAAATGTTTCATGGTTACCTTCATATGGCCCTGAAATGAGGGGTGGAACTGCTAATGCAAATGTAATCATTTCTGACGATCAAATAGGTTCTCCAATAATTATAGATAGTACTATTGTAGTAGCTATGAATAGACCATCTCTTGAGAAATTTGAAAAAACTTTAGTTAAAGATGGTATACTTTTTATGAATTCTTCTATTATTGATATAGAACCATCAAGAAAAGATATAAAAGTATATAGAGTTCCTGCTAATGAAATAGCATCCAATTTAGGTAACTTAAAAATAGCTAACATGGTAATGGCTGGAGCTATAATAGAAAAGACTAAATTAGTTAACTTAGATGTTTTTATAAATGTAATAAAAGAAAACTTTGCAGGTAAAAAATCAAACTTATTGGAAATTAATATCAAAGCTATTGAAGAAGGAATGAGAAGTGTAAAAAATCAATAA
- a CDS encoding thiamine pyrophosphate-dependent enzyme translates to MGKIVYKKTNGLTDARLHYCPGCLHGVIHKLVGECLVELNVLDKAVGVAPVGCAVFAYNYFNCDMHEAAHGRAPAVATGIKRALGPDSVVFTYQGDGDLASIGTGDIVHAAHRGEKITVIFVNNAIYGMTGGQMAPTTLPGQKTTTSPYGRDPNHCGMPLKVSEMLAQIPGAVFIERVSVHDVPNIRKAKKALLKAFQTQIDGKGFAMVEFLSTCPTNWGLTPVESIRWLKENMIPYYPLGNYRDPYKEGGN, encoded by the coding sequence ATGGGGAAGATAGTGTATAAAAAAACAAACGGTTTGACAGATGCTAGACTTCATTATTGCCCTGGTTGTTTACATGGTGTAATTCATAAATTGGTTGGGGAGTGTCTTGTTGAGCTTAATGTTCTTGATAAAGCAGTAGGAGTAGCACCTGTAGGTTGTGCTGTTTTTGCTTATAATTATTTTAATTGTGATATGCATGAAGCTGCCCATGGTAGAGCACCAGCAGTTGCTACTGGAATTAAGAGAGCTTTAGGGCCTGATTCCGTAGTTTTTACATATCAGGGGGATGGAGATCTAGCATCCATAGGAACCGGAGATATAGTTCATGCAGCACATAGAGGAGAGAAAATAACTGTAATTTTTGTTAATAATGCTATATATGGTATGACTGGAGGTCAGATGGCACCAACTACTTTACCAGGGCAAAAAACTACTACTTCTCCTTATGGGAGAGACCCAAATCATTGTGGAATGCCTCTTAAAGTTTCAGAAATGTTAGCTCAAATACCAGGTGCTGTTTTTATAGAAAGAGTATCTGTCCATGATGTTCCAAATATAAGAAAAGCAAAGAAAGCTTTACTTAAAGCTTTTCAGACTCAAATAGATGGTAAAGGTTTTGCTATGGTAGAATTTTTATCTACATGTCCTACTAACTGGGGGTTAACACCTGTTGAATCTATAAGATGGTTAAAAGAAAATATGATTCCATATTATCCACTTGGAAATTATAGAGATCCTTATAAAGAAGGAGGTAATTAA
- a CDS encoding 3-methyl-2-oxobutanoate dehydrogenase subunit VorB, which translates to MGKKILMKGNEAISEAAIRAGCKLFFGYPITPQNEIPEYMSRELPKAGGVFLQAEAEFAAINMVYGAAGSGARVMTSSSSPGIALKGEGISYIAGAELPCVIVNISRGGPGLGNIAPAQSDYFQSTKGMAHGDFKIIVFGPASVQEAVDLMQDAFDLADKYRNPVLILGDGMIGQMMEPVEFKERPKLNLPPKDWATTGTRNSGGRRRIINSLAIEPERLEELNLRLKKKYDEIEKNEVRYENYLADDAEIVFVSYGTMSRVVRNVVNKYRKDGVKVGMIRPITLWPFPKKPIYEIAKNNISKVFISVEMSLGQMVEDVELSVKGLKPVYFYGRPGGMIPEPKEVFDFIKELKII; encoded by the coding sequence ATGGGGAAAAAAATATTAATGAAAGGGAATGAAGCTATTTCAGAAGCAGCTATTAGAGCTGGTTGTAAACTTTTTTTTGGTTATCCTATAACTCCACAAAATGAAATACCTGAATATATGTCAAGAGAATTACCAAAAGCTGGTGGAGTTTTTTTACAGGCAGAAGCAGAATTTGCAGCTATTAATATGGTTTATGGTGCAGCAGGTTCTGGTGCTAGAGTCATGACTTCTTCATCTTCACCAGGAATTGCTTTAAAAGGGGAAGGTATTTCATATATTGCTGGAGCAGAATTACCATGTGTTATTGTAAATATATCAAGAGGTGGCCCAGGTCTTGGAAATATAGCTCCAGCTCAATCCGATTATTTTCAATCAACTAAAGGTATGGCTCATGGGGACTTTAAGATAATAGTTTTTGGACCTGCTTCAGTACAAGAAGCAGTTGATCTTATGCAAGATGCATTTGATCTTGCAGATAAATATAGAAACCCAGTATTAATTCTTGGTGATGGTATGATAGGGCAGATGATGGAGCCAGTTGAATTTAAAGAAAGACCTAAATTAAATCTTCCTCCAAAGGATTGGGCAACTACTGGGACAAGAAATTCTGGGGGAAGAAGAAGAATTATAAATTCTTTAGCAATTGAACCAGAGAGACTTGAAGAGTTAAATTTAAGATTGAAAAAAAAATATGATGAAATTGAAAAAAACGAAGTTAGATATGAAAACTATTTAGCTGATGATGCTGAGATTGTATTTGTTTCTTATGGGACAATGTCAAGAGTAGTAAGAAATGTAGTAAATAAATACAGGAAAGATGGTGTAAAAGTTGGTATGATAAGACCTATTACTCTTTGGCCATTTCCAAAGAAACCTATTTATGAAATTGCTAAAAACAATATTTCAAAAGTTTTTATTTCTGTTGAAATGAGTTTAGGCCAGATGGTTGAAGATGTTGAATTATCTGTAAAAGGCTTAAAACCTGTTTATTTTTATGGAAGACCAGGTGGTATGATTCCTGAACCTAAAGAGGTTTTCGATTTTATTAAAGAATTAAAAATTATATAA
- a CDS encoding 4Fe-4S dicluster domain-containing protein: MPKKGKVTFDIDLCKGCELCIGVCPVKIILLDKNKLNKSGYHPAAINDMDKCIACGSCAIMCPDSVITVEELD; encoded by the coding sequence ATGCCAAAAAAAGGTAAAGTTACTTTTGATATTGATTTATGTAAAGGTTGTGAACTTTGCATAGGTGTATGTCCTGTTAAGATAATCTTGCTTGATAAAAATAAACTAAACAAATCTGGATATCATCCTGCAGCAATTAATGATATGGATAAGTGTATAGCATGTGGTTCATGTGCTATAATGTGTCCAGATTCAGTTATAACAGTTGAAGAACTTGATTAG
- a CDS encoding P-loop NTPase, producing MNIDFIKNFKRIKIISGHYGCGKSELAVNWAFSLINNGCKVAIVDLDVVNPYFTSRGISDKLEERGIRVFGPSKKLTLADVPALPPEIFSVFDMDDTEVIFDLGGDAAGGKVLSFFYNYLSNVPYDFFYLVNANRPFTMDFDGLYEFYSKIESATRLKFNYLINSTHLLYETSIEDIKKGNQLALEFSEKTNIPFAFNVVPDFLLEKEGEENVKRNIKGEIFKLNIKLRPTWLDEQKL from the coding sequence TTGAATATAGATTTTATTAAAAATTTTAAGAGAATAAAAATTATTTCTGGTCATTATGGTTGTGGGAAAAGTGAGCTTGCTGTAAACTGGGCATTTAGTTTGATTAATAATGGTTGTAAAGTTGCTATAGTTGACCTTGATGTCGTTAACCCTTATTTTACATCTAGAGGAATATCTGATAAGCTTGAAGAAAGAGGAATTAGAGTTTTTGGGCCTTCAAAGAAATTAACGCTTGCAGATGTTCCAGCATTACCACCTGAAATATTTTCTGTTTTTGATATGGATGATACGGAAGTTATTTTTGATTTAGGTGGTGACGCTGCAGGAGGAAAAGTTTTAAGTTTTTTCTATAATTATTTATCAAATGTTCCCTACGATTTCTTTTATCTTGTTAATGCTAATAGACCATTTACAATGGATTTTGATGGTTTATATGAGTTTTATTCTAAAATTGAAAGTGCAACGAGATTGAAATTTAACTATCTTATAAACTCAACTCACCTTCTTTATGAAACAAGTATTGAAGATATCAAAAAGGGGAATCAACTTGCTTTAGAATTCTCAGAGAAAACAAATATACCTTTTGCTTTTAATGTAGTTCCAGATTTTCTTTTAGAAAAAGAAGGGGAGGAGAATGTAAAAAGGAATATTAAAGGAGAAATATTTAAACTTAATATTAAATTAAGACCAACATGGCTTGATGAGCAAAAATTATAA
- a CDS encoding GGDEF domain-containing protein has translation MLDLENILKVPFIKKYIGRIKIDILTKSYSDYKRFADILKEFVDFNFENDYPSVEFLHFIKKAFYELETIVVTMRKLIKNDVSILEDMKRINLRVYYILNELYEYNILDFQEILREIENGKFNYISLYKYFELIFKKVYLFSRVELTSEEKSNISRIFPKITNYNRSFVFFAFTKLCVLTKKVYNYDDKFITFNFGRMCDSFAYLFDFSFFQFLPLIYRYLGYNYISFRKNRDILFYKVDELLDIKEKIQEFRDLPPFIEEDEVYEEDETEKIIRLPDDVLVSIDLFSYFFNTNIFNYLQDFPDYIDLGYKFNIIKGDLYKRVSNEDNINFFIFFLKLVSRFIPYLKNLSFKDSGEYSTILDKFAKIVYDYENFIEKNYLKILVELQNLLKVNETFEKNEFLKRLSDELNFLKKKFIYPNYYYHHYTGIALSDSILENFYERLNEVYVLFSNHLKYLDRRTQSENDIAKYFINYKEKVEINKDDKLFKSLKEAFPETDESQTFVNLNLFFIFFHILNIFNYFINSKSSIFNFYPSNKFIKQEEKLLVSNNVTIQKKEINENNSKKEIESSNISENFRTPDYFYYKKMSYKINMLEKTAYIDSLTNCYNKNFFTTNIVNNNEIDKNYIFLYFDLDNFKYFNDNYGHSIGDLILKYFGNILIKSTRKNDFAIRLGGDEFLVIAKTVNLANSYILAKRIVENLNTLNKYILELLKFKGKKAPEKTISCSVGGVFFENTVNETIELADKVMYKAKEAGKNKICIYSKERGYQYF, from the coding sequence ATGTTAGATTTGGAAAATATTTTAAAAGTTCCTTTTATAAAAAAATATATAGGAAGAATTAAAATAGATATATTAACCAAAAGTTACTCTGATTATAAAAGATTTGCAGACATATTAAAAGAATTTGTTGATTTTAATTTTGAAAATGATTATCCATCTGTTGAGTTTTTGCATTTTATTAAAAAAGCCTTTTATGAGCTTGAAACTATTGTTGTTACAATGAGGAAGTTAATAAAGAATGATGTTTCAATACTTGAAGATATGAAAAGAATAAATTTAAGGGTTTATTATATTTTAAATGAACTTTATGAATATAATATTTTGGATTTTCAAGAAATATTAAGAGAGATAGAAAATGGAAAATTTAACTATATATCTTTATATAAATATTTTGAATTGATTTTTAAAAAAGTTTATCTTTTTTCTAGAGTTGAGCTTACATCAGAAGAAAAGTCAAATATTTCAAGAATATTTCCAAAAATAACAAACTATAATAGAAGCTTTGTCTTTTTTGCTTTTACAAAATTATGTGTTTTAACAAAAAAAGTTTATAATTATGATGATAAATTTATAACCTTTAATTTTGGAAGAATGTGTGATTCATTTGCTTATCTTTTCGATTTCTCTTTTTTCCAATTTTTACCTTTAATTTATAGATATCTTGGATATAATTATATTTCCTTCAGAAAGAATCGAGATATACTATTTTATAAAGTGGACGAACTTCTTGATATAAAAGAAAAAATCCAGGAATTTAGAGATTTACCACCTTTTATTGAAGAAGATGAAGTTTATGAAGAAGATGAAACTGAAAAGATTATTAGATTACCAGATGATGTTTTGGTTTCAATTGATCTTTTTTCATATTTTTTTAATACAAATATATTTAATTATTTACAGGATTTTCCAGATTATATAGATTTGGGATACAAATTTAATATTATAAAAGGGGACTTATATAAGAGGGTTTCAAATGAAGATAATATAAATTTTTTTATTTTTTTCTTGAAGTTAGTTTCAAGATTTATTCCATACTTAAAAAATCTAAGTTTTAAAGATAGTGGAGAATATTCTACAATTTTAGATAAATTTGCTAAAATTGTATATGATTATGAAAATTTTATAGAAAAAAATTATTTAAAAATATTAGTTGAGCTTCAGAATCTTTTAAAAGTAAATGAAACATTTGAAAAAAATGAATTTTTAAAAAGATTGTCTGATGAATTGAATTTCTTAAAAAAGAAATTTATTTATCCAAATTATTATTATCACCATTATACAGGAATTGCTTTAAGTGATTCTATTTTAGAAAATTTTTATGAAAGATTAAATGAAGTTTATGTGCTATTTTCAAATCATTTAAAATATTTAGATAGGAGAACTCAATCTGAAAATGATATAGCTAAATATTTTATAAATTATAAAGAAAAAGTAGAGATTAATAAAGATGATAAGTTATTTAAGTCTTTAAAAGAAGCTTTTCCAGAAACAGATGAATCCCAAACTTTTGTTAATCTTAATCTATTTTTTATTTTTTTTCATATTTTAAATATTTTCAATTACTTTATTAATTCTAAATCATCTATTTTTAATTTTTATCCTTCAAATAAGTTTATTAAACAAGAAGAAAAATTGTTAGTATCAAATAATGTTACGATCCAGAAAAAAGAAATAAATGAAAATAATTCAAAAAAAGAGATTGAAAGTAGCAATATTTCTGAGAATTTTAGAACTCCAGATTATTTCTATTATAAAAAGATGTCCTATAAAATTAATATGCTTGAGAAAACAGCATACATAGACTCTCTTACTAATTGTTATAATAAAAATTTCTTTACTACAAATATAGTTAATAATAATGAAATAGATAAAAATTATATATTTTTATATTTTGATTTAGATAATTTTAAATATTTTAATGATAATTATGGACATTCTATAGGTGATCTTATATTAAAATATTTTGGTAATATTCTTATTAAAAGCACAAGAAAAAATGATTTTGCTATAAGGTTAGGTGGTGATGAGTTTCTTGTAATTGCAAAAACTGTGAATCTTGCTAATAGTTATATTCTTGCAAAAAGAATAGTTGAAAATTTAAATACTCTAAATAAATATATATTAGAACTATTAAAATTTAAAGGCAAAAAGGCCCCAGAAAAAACAATATCATGCTCTGTTGGTGGAGTATTTTTTGAGAACACTGTTAATGAAACTATAGAATTAGCTGATAAAGTTATGTATAAGGCGAAAGAAGCAGGAAAAAATAAGATTTGTATTTACAGCAAAGAAAGAGGTTATCAATATTTTTAA